From Periophthalmus magnuspinnatus isolate fPerMag1 chromosome 12, fPerMag1.2.pri, whole genome shotgun sequence, a single genomic window includes:
- the dera gene encoding deoxyribose-phosphate aldolase — MCARNPGTGLDLEWVSRARVNTQAVLRRAQQIQSTRLPRGQWQAAWLLKSLSCIDLTTLSGDDTSSNVHRLCLKSLQPLRADLLQELHMEHTGLTVAAVCVYPSRVCDAVKTLRAANSDLPVASVATGFPAGQTPLSTRLEEVRAAVADGASEIDIVINRTLALNGDWEALFQEVLQFRQACGDAHMKSILAVGELGNFTTVYRASLVCMMAGSDFIKTSTGKESVNATIPVAVVMSRAIRDYYITTGHKVGFKPAGGIRTAQEALVWLVLVKEELGCDWLNPELFRIGASSLLADIERQIYHHVTGQYAAFYELPLA; from the exons ATGTGCGCGCGGAACCCCGGGACCGGACTCG ACCTGGAGTGGGTGTCCAGGGCCCGGGTCAATACTCAGGCCGTCCTGAGGAGGGCGCAACAGATACAGAGCACGAGGCTGCCCCGGGGGCAATGGcag GCGGCCTGGCTCCTTAAGTCTCTCTCCTGCATTGATCTGACGACTCTGTCTGGAGACGACACCTCCTCAAACGTCCACCGTCTGTGTCTGAAATCTCTGCAGCCGCTGAGAGCCGACCTCCTGCAGGAGCTGCACATGGAGCACACAG GTCTGACCGTcgctgctgtttgtgtttatccTTCGAGAGTTTGTGACGCCGTGAAAACTCTGAGAGCGGCGAACTCTGACCTCCCCGTGGCCTCAG TGGCCACAGGGTTCCCGGCGGGGCAGACTCCTCTCTCCACGCGGCTGGAGGAGGTGCGGGCGGCGGTGGCGGACGGCGCCTCAGAGATCGACATCGTCATCAACAGAACGCTGGCTCTGAACGGAGACTGGGAGG CGCTGTTCCAGGAGGTGCTGCAGTTCCGTCAGGCCTGTGGAGACGCTCACATGAAGTCCATCCTCGCCGTCGGAGAACTCGGAAACTTCACCACCGTCTACAGAGCGAGCCTCGTGTGCATGATGGCag GTTCTGATTTCATAAAAACGTCGACGGGGAAAGAGTCTGTGAACGCCACGATCCCCGTCGCCGTCGTGATGTCACGAGCGATAAGAGACTATTACATCACCACAGGACAcaag gtgggattcaaaccagcaGGGGGCATCAGGACTGCACAGGAGGCCCTGGTCTGGCTGGTGCTCGTCAAAGAGGAgctgggctgtgattggctgaatcCAGAACTCTTCAGGATCGGAGCCAGCAGCCTATTGGCCGACATCGAGAGACAG ATCTACCATCACGTGACCGGACAGTACGCCGCCTTCTACGAGCTGCCCCTGGCCTGA